The following proteins come from a genomic window of Methyloceanibacter stevinii:
- a CDS encoding cytochrome b/b6 domain-containing protein, with translation MSGSKHARFTDFLYAPSTAFAYVRDLLRMHGKRYLGHSPAGGYMIVALIVMLALTGIAGLIVYGGEENAGPLAGMVTKQTAEQFEEVHEVLANVTLALILVHISAVLFASFAHRENLARSMVTGKKRAE, from the coding sequence TTGTCGGGCTCCAAGCACGCGCGCTTCACCGACTTCCTGTATGCGCCGTCGACGGCGTTCGCCTATGTGCGAGACCTGCTCCGGATGCACGGCAAGCGCTATCTCGGGCACAGCCCGGCGGGCGGCTACATGATCGTGGCGCTCATCGTGATGCTTGCCCTCACCGGCATCGCCGGCCTGATCGTGTATGGGGGTGAGGAGAACGCAGGTCCGCTTGCCGGTATGGTCACCAAGCAGACAGCCGAGCAGTTCGAAGAAGTGCACGAGGTGCTGGCGAACGTCACGCTCGCGCTCATCCTCGTTCACATCTCAGCCGTCTTGTTTGCGAGCTTTGCGCATCGTGAGAATCTCGCCCGGTCGATGGTGACCGGCAAGAAGCGCGCGGAATAG
- the ahcY gene encoding adenosylhomocysteinase, translating to MNYHVKDIGLSNWGRKEIAIAETEMPGLMAVREEYGSEQPLKGARIAGCLHMTIQTAVLIESLQALGAEVRWASCNIFSTQDHAAAAIAATGTPVFAVKGETLEEYWDYVDRILEWPGGETCNLILDDGGDATMMVILGAQAETDPSVLDNPGNEEEEAFFATIKKRLARDPGFYSKVRDNLKGVSEETTTGVHRLYEMQKKGTLPFPAINVNDSVTKSKFDNLYGCRESLPDGIKRATDVMLAGKYAVVAGYGDVGKGCAESLKSQGARVAITEIDPICALQAAMEGYEVTTMEAAAPRGDIFVTTTGNKDVITVDHMREMHDRAIVCNIGHFDSEIQVAALKNFKWHNVKPQVDEVEFPDGKRIILLAEGRLVNLAAATGHPSFVMSASFTNQVLAQIELWQYSDKYENKVYVLPKHLDEKVAQLHLAKLGAQLTKLNDEQAAYIGVSVDGPYKPEHYRY from the coding sequence ATGAACTATCACGTCAAGGACATCGGGCTCTCCAATTGGGGCCGCAAGGAAATCGCCATCGCGGAGACCGAAATGCCGGGCCTGATGGCCGTGCGCGAGGAATATGGCAGCGAGCAGCCCCTGAAGGGCGCCCGGATCGCCGGTTGCCTCCATATGACCATCCAGACCGCCGTGCTGATCGAGAGCCTGCAGGCGCTCGGCGCCGAGGTCCGCTGGGCCTCCTGCAACATCTTCTCCACACAAGACCATGCGGCCGCCGCCATCGCCGCGACGGGCACGCCGGTCTTCGCCGTCAAGGGCGAGACCTTGGAAGAGTATTGGGACTATGTGGACCGCATCCTGGAATGGCCGGGCGGCGAGACCTGTAACCTGATCCTCGACGACGGCGGCGACGCCACCATGATGGTGATCCTCGGCGCGCAGGCCGAAACCGACCCCTCCGTGCTCGACAATCCGGGCAACGAAGAGGAAGAAGCCTTCTTCGCCACGATCAAGAAGCGCCTCGCGCGCGATCCCGGCTTCTACTCCAAGGTTCGCGACAATCTCAAAGGCGTCTCCGAAGAGACCACGACCGGCGTCCACCGCCTCTACGAGATGCAGAAGAAGGGCACGCTCCCCTTCCCCGCCATCAACGTGAACGACAGCGTCACCAAGTCGAAGTTCGACAATCTCTACGGCTGCCGCGAGAGCCTGCCCGACGGCATCAAGCGTGCCACGGACGTGATGCTGGCCGGCAAATATGCCGTGGTCGCCGGCTATGGCGACGTGGGCAAGGGTTGCGCCGAGAGCCTGAAGAGCCAGGGTGCCCGCGTGGCCATCACCGAGATCGATCCGATCTGCGCGCTTCAGGCCGCCATGGAAGGCTACGAAGTCACCACCATGGAAGCCGCCGCGCCCCGCGGCGACATCTTCGTCACCACGACCGGCAACAAGGACGTCATCACCGTCGACCACATGCGCGAGATGCACGACCGGGCCATCGTCTGCAATATCGGCCATTTCGACTCGGAGATTCAGGTCGCCGCGCTGAAGAACTTCAAGTGGCACAACGTGAAGCCGCAAGTTGACGAGGTTGAGTTCCCGGACGGCAAGCGCATCATCCTCCTGGCCGAAGGACGCCTCGTGAATCTCGCTGCGGCCACGGGCCATCCGAGCTTCGTGATGAGCGCCTCCTTTACGAACCAAGTGCTGGCGCAGATCGAGCTGTGGCAGTACTCGGACAAATACGAGAACAAGGTCTATGTGCTGCCGAAGCATCTCGACGAGAAGGTCGCGCAGCTTCATCTCGCGAAGCTCGGCGCGCAGCTGACGAAGCTCAACGACGAGCAGGCAGCCTATATCGGCGTGAGCGTCGACGGCCCGTACAAGCCGGAGCACTACCGCTACTAG
- a CDS encoding arylsulfatase, whose product MCAGIVAFSILPPLVGGVAQAAENAPAPGSPTYKSTIDGNYLPNPPAPFGGEINLNASQSKPYWPARIVPPKGAPNILLIMTDDVGFAAPSTFGGVIPTPALDRIANAGLRYTNFHSTSLCSPTRAALITGRNHHAVGFGVITEQSTGFPGYNSLIGPENATIGRILLENGYRTSWFGKDHNTPDWVASQAGPFNQWPTGMGFEYFYGFVGGDTSQWQPNLFRNTTAIYPYVGNPKWNLTTAMADDAIHWLNQLNDIDPSMPFLLHYVPGGTHAPHHPTPEWIEKITDMHLFDGGWNKLRETIFANQKRLGVIPQDAKLTPWPEKLLRKWDTLSDEDKKLYIRQANVYAAYLAYTDHEIGRVIQAVDDLGKLDDTLIIYISGDNGSSAEGSPNGTPSEVMQFNGIELPVDKQMKWYDAWGTDETYPHMAVAWTWAFDTPFKWTKQIPAFFGGTRQGMAVSWPGHITDLGGIREQFGHVIDIVPTLLEVTGIPAPRMVDGVAQKPMDGVSLAYTFDKANAKAPSHHKTQYFEMMGVRGLYHDGWMLSTVPTRPPWVLLGPTIDDPANAYEWQLYHVTEDWTQNDNVADKYPEKLRDMKERLWAELQKYNALPLDASVATRLVAPRPNVTAGRKEFTYSGETVTGIPHGDAPSLLNTSYTVTAEVDVPEGGGEGMIHTNGGRFGGYGFYLLKGKPVFLWNLLDLERPRWEASEALSPGKHTISFDFKYDGLGLGTLAFDNMSGIGKGGTGTLTVDGKVVAEHRVERTVPLILQWDETFDIGADTGTPVDDADYQVPFALTAKLDKLTISLDQPELTADDVKKLEAAQKSAADAN is encoded by the coding sequence ATGTGCGCAGGGATCGTGGCCTTCAGCATCCTCCCGCCGCTTGTCGGGGGCGTCGCGCAGGCTGCCGAGAACGCCCCCGCGCCAGGGTCACCGACCTACAAGTCCACGATCGACGGGAACTACCTGCCGAACCCGCCCGCGCCCTTCGGCGGCGAGATCAATCTCAACGCGTCCCAATCGAAGCCCTACTGGCCGGCCCGGATCGTGCCGCCCAAGGGTGCGCCCAACATTCTGCTCATCATGACCGACGACGTGGGCTTCGCGGCGCCGAGCACGTTCGGCGGGGTGATTCCGACACCGGCGCTCGACCGGATCGCGAATGCGGGCTTGCGCTATACGAACTTCCATTCCACGTCGCTGTGTTCGCCGACGCGCGCGGCGCTGATCACCGGACGCAACCATCATGCGGTCGGGTTCGGCGTGATCACGGAGCAGTCGACGGGTTTTCCCGGCTACAACAGCCTTATCGGTCCGGAGAACGCCACCATCGGGCGCATCTTGCTCGAGAACGGCTACCGGACCTCGTGGTTCGGCAAGGACCACAACACGCCCGATTGGGTGGCGAGCCAAGCGGGCCCGTTCAATCAATGGCCCACGGGCATGGGCTTTGAGTACTTCTACGGCTTTGTCGGCGGCGACACGAGCCAGTGGCAGCCGAACCTGTTCCGCAACACGACGGCCATCTACCCTTATGTGGGCAATCCGAAGTGGAACCTGACCACGGCCATGGCGGACGACGCCATCCACTGGCTGAACCAGCTCAACGACATCGATCCGTCCATGCCGTTCCTGCTGCACTACGTGCCGGGCGGGACGCACGCCCCGCACCATCCGACGCCGGAGTGGATCGAGAAGATCACCGACATGCATCTGTTCGACGGCGGTTGGAACAAGTTGCGCGAGACGATCTTCGCCAATCAGAAAAGGCTCGGCGTGATCCCGCAAGATGCGAAGCTGACGCCCTGGCCCGAGAAGCTCCTGCGCAAATGGGACACGCTCTCCGACGAGGACAAGAAGCTCTATATCCGCCAGGCGAACGTCTATGCGGCCTATCTCGCCTACACCGATCATGAGATCGGACGCGTCATCCAGGCCGTCGACGATCTCGGCAAGCTCGACGACACGCTGATCATCTATATCAGTGGCGACAATGGCTCGAGCGCCGAAGGCTCTCCCAATGGCACGCCGAGCGAGGTGATGCAGTTCAACGGCATCGAGCTTCCGGTCGACAAGCAGATGAAGTGGTACGACGCCTGGGGCACGGACGAGACCTATCCCCACATGGCGGTCGCCTGGACCTGGGCCTTCGATACGCCCTTCAAGTGGACCAAGCAGATCCCTGCCTTCTTCGGCGGCACGCGCCAAGGCATGGCCGTCTCGTGGCCCGGGCACATCACCGATCTCGGCGGCATCCGCGAACAGTTCGGCCACGTGATCGACATCGTGCCGACATTGCTTGAGGTCACGGGCATTCCGGCTCCGCGCATGGTCGACGGTGTCGCGCAGAAGCCTATGGATGGGGTCAGCCTCGCCTACACCTTCGACAAGGCGAATGCGAAGGCGCCCTCGCATCACAAGACGCAGTATTTCGAGATGATGGGCGTGCGCGGCCTCTACCACGACGGCTGGATGCTGAGCACGGTTCCCACGCGGCCGCCATGGGTTCTGCTTGGCCCGACCATCGACGACCCGGCCAACGCGTACGAGTGGCAGCTCTACCACGTGACCGAGGATTGGACGCAGAACGACAACGTCGCGGACAAGTATCCCGAGAAGCTGCGGGATATGAAGGAGCGGCTGTGGGCGGAACTGCAGAAGTACAATGCGTTGCCGCTCGACGCCTCGGTCGCGACACGTCTAGTGGCGCCGCGTCCCAACGTGACCGCCGGACGGAAGGAGTTCACCTATTCGGGCGAGACGGTCACCGGCATTCCGCACGGCGATGCGCCGAGCCTGCTGAACACTTCATACACCGTCACGGCCGAGGTGGATGTGCCGGAAGGCGGCGGCGAGGGCATGATCCACACCAATGGCGGGCGCTTCGGCGGTTACGGCTTTTATCTGCTGAAGGGCAAGCCAGTCTTCCTGTGGAACCTGCTCGATCTGGAACGCCCGCGCTGGGAGGCCTCGGAGGCGCTGAGCCCCGGCAAACACACGATCTCGTTCGACTTCAAGTATGACGGGCTCGGTCTGGGTACGCTGGCGTTCGACAACATGAGCGGTATCGGCAAGGGCGGAACAGGCACGCTGACGGTCGACGGCAAAGTGGTCGCCGAACACCGTGTGGAACGCACGGTGCCGCTGATCCTGCAATGGGACGAGACGTTCGACATCGGAGCCGACACGGGCACACCGGTGGACGACGCCGACTATCAGGTCCCGTTTGCGCTCACCGCCAAGCTCGACAAGCTGACCATATCGCTGGACCAGCCCGAGCTGACGGCGGATGACGTGAAGAAACTGGAGGCGGCGCAGAAGTCAGCTGCGGACGCGAACTAG
- a CDS encoding outer membrane protein, whose protein sequence is MRTVLFAFLILTALSGQARAGGMLVERADASPAQWTGCYGGGHLGGAWGTSDKWIPRTPGGAFEGVSLGGHDTDGFIGGVQAGCDVQLSNGIVLGIGGDYGWTDADGTHPSARETGVFYHSKTEGLGALTGRLGYGFGDVLLYAEGGMAWERVSYAAATTQIGTAYRATDTRDGWTIGGGGEYALTKHLSVFVEYAHYDFGTERITLDPQYSFLPTAFVDIDDTANVVRTGINLRFGP, encoded by the coding sequence ATGCGCACAGTCCTATTTGCTTTTCTGATCCTGACCGCTCTTAGCGGACAAGCCCGCGCGGGCGGCATGCTCGTCGAGCGCGCGGATGCCTCGCCCGCGCAATGGACCGGCTGCTACGGCGGCGGCCATCTCGGCGGGGCCTGGGGCACCAGCGACAAATGGATCCCGCGAACGCCGGGCGGCGCCTTCGAAGGCGTGTCGCTGGGCGGCCACGACACAGACGGCTTCATCGGCGGCGTGCAGGCGGGCTGCGACGTTCAGCTTTCGAACGGCATCGTGCTCGGCATCGGCGGCGACTATGGCTGGACGGACGCGGACGGCACGCACCCCTCCGCCCGCGAAACGGGCGTGTTCTACCACAGCAAAACCGAAGGGCTCGGCGCGCTCACCGGACGCCTCGGCTATGGCTTCGGCGACGTGCTTCTCTACGCGGAAGGCGGCATGGCCTGGGAGCGCGTCTCGTATGCGGCTGCGACCACGCAGATCGGCACTGCCTACCGCGCCACCGACACACGCGATGGTTGGACCATCGGCGGCGGTGGCGAATACGCGCTTACGAAACACCTCTCCGTCTTCGTCGAATACGCCCATTACGACTTCGGCACCGAGCGCATCACGCTCGACCCGCAATACAGCTTCCTGCCGACGGCTTTCGTGGACATCGACGACACCGCGAATGTCGTCCGTACCGGGATCAATCTGCGGTTTGGACCCTAG
- a CDS encoding phage holin family protein, with the protein MMRLLATILLELAANAVGLIVAAWILPGFSINVIGFLVVLAIFTVVKFIAGPLMMKLSLQYVRQLSGGVALVTTFVGLFLTTLFTNGLTITGLSTWVIATLIVWLFGVLAAIILPMFLFKSLLSETRDSSS; encoded by the coding sequence ATGATGCGTCTATTGGCAACGATCCTGCTGGAACTGGCCGCCAATGCCGTTGGCCTGATCGTAGCGGCGTGGATTCTTCCCGGATTCTCGATCAACGTGATTGGCTTTCTCGTCGTCCTTGCGATTTTCACAGTGGTGAAGTTCATCGCGGGGCCGCTGATGATGAAACTGTCGCTCCAGTACGTGCGGCAGCTAAGTGGCGGTGTGGCCCTGGTGACGACGTTTGTTGGCCTATTCCTGACGACCCTTTTCACGAATGGGCTGACGATCACCGGACTATCGACTTGGGTGATTGCAACGCTCATCGTGTGGCTGTTTGGGGTCTTGGCGGCGATCATCCTGCCGATGTTCTTGTTCAAGAGCCTGCTATCCGAAACAAGGGACAGCAGCTCCTAG
- a CDS encoding HlyD family secretion protein, translated as MIELIFSFLVTILPDYLYRRYGQGKRFGEEITLYNFWYELRWGITACAVLTTTLVTVIFYFHPIASNVIVGFRTVSIISDRPGRVEEVYVTNNQEVKAGDRIFSLDTSRQRAAAETARRRIAEVDAAMTQAQSELSVAKGNIVVAEGALRQAQDELKRREELYERNPSVVSAQELVRLGAAAESREGALKAARAQRDVVESQISASLPAQRASAEAALAEAETEIEKATVFAGTDGTVKQFVLRRGDIVSPVLRPAGILVPTSSEGPVVLATFGQISAQVLHVGMITEITCSSKPLTVIPMVITDVQDVIAGGQVRPSDQLLDVEERARPGTILTFLEPVFEGSQAGALPRGSVCNGVAYTSHARAIDEGKITGGRALLMRVVDGMGIANAIVIRAQALMLPIRAVIFGG; from the coding sequence ATGATTGAGCTCATATTCAGCTTCCTCGTTACGATCCTGCCCGACTATCTCTATCGGCGATACGGCCAGGGCAAGCGCTTTGGCGAAGAAATCACGCTGTATAATTTCTGGTACGAGCTGCGTTGGGGCATCACCGCGTGCGCCGTCCTGACCACCACGCTCGTTACCGTCATCTTCTACTTCCACCCGATCGCCTCGAACGTCATCGTCGGTTTCCGCACCGTCTCGATCATTTCCGATCGGCCGGGCCGGGTCGAAGAGGTGTATGTCACCAACAATCAGGAGGTGAAGGCGGGCGACCGGATCTTCAGCCTCGATACGAGCCGGCAGCGCGCGGCGGCCGAGACGGCACGCCGCCGGATCGCCGAGGTCGACGCGGCCATGACGCAAGCCCAGTCCGAACTCAGCGTCGCCAAGGGCAACATCGTCGTCGCGGAAGGCGCGTTGCGGCAGGCGCAGGACGAACTGAAGCGCCGGGAAGAGCTGTATGAGCGCAATCCAAGTGTCGTCTCGGCGCAAGAACTCGTGCGCCTCGGCGCGGCGGCCGAGAGCCGCGAAGGCGCGCTGAAAGCCGCGCGGGCGCAACGCGACGTGGTCGAGTCGCAGATCTCGGCCAGCCTGCCCGCACAGCGCGCGAGTGCCGAAGCCGCCCTCGCGGAGGCGGAGACGGAAATCGAAAAGGCGACCGTGTTCGCCGGCACGGACGGCACGGTGAAGCAATTCGTCCTGAGGCGGGGCGACATTGTCAGTCCGGTCCTCCGGCCTGCGGGGATCTTGGTGCCGACGTCGTCCGAAGGCCCCGTGGTCCTCGCCACGTTCGGGCAGATCTCTGCCCAAGTGCTACATGTGGGCATGATCACCGAGATCACCTGCTCCTCCAAACCGCTGACCGTCATTCCCATGGTCATCACCGACGTGCAGGACGTCATTGCGGGCGGCCAGGTTCGGCCCAGCGACCAGCTCCTTGATGTGGAGGAGCGCGCCCGGCCCGGCACGATTCTGACGTTTCTCGAGCCGGTCTTCGAAGGTAGTCAGGCCGGCGCACTGCCGCGCGGGAGTGTCTGCAACGGTGTCGCCTACACCAGTCACGCCCGCGCGATCGACGAAGGCAAGATCACGGGCGGCCGCGCGCTCCTGATGCGGGTCGTGGACGGCATGGGCATCGCCAACGCCATTGTCATCCGTGCCCAAGCCCTGATGCTGCCGATCCGCGCCGTCATCTTCGGCGGTTGA
- a CDS encoding zinc-binding dehydrogenase, whose protein sequence is MRATVMYKAHDVQIADVPDATLHNPTDALIRVARACICGSDLWPYNDGPNVSGQQMGHEAIGVVEAVGSDVRTVKQGQVVVMPFAYSDGTCMFCGDGLQTSCVHGGFFGQGTEIGGAQAEALCIPYADGTLYPLPVGEDDALMPSLLTLADVMGTGHHAARAARVAPGDSVAVIGDGAVGLCGVIAAKRLGAEQIIIMGRHEDRIALARELGATDVVRERGEEANERVRALTGGFGAHAVLECVGTGQSIGTSTAIVRPGGGIGRVGVPHYDTIPAAQATFYQNVSVAGGPAPVRAYIDELLPDIMEGRIEPGRVFDRTVDLDGVPDGYRAMNDRKALKVMVRP, encoded by the coding sequence ATGCGCGCAACCGTCATGTACAAGGCACACGATGTGCAGATCGCGGACGTTCCCGACGCCACGCTCCACAATCCCACCGACGCGCTCATTCGCGTGGCCCGCGCCTGCATCTGCGGCAGCGACCTCTGGCCCTATAACGACGGACCGAATGTGAGCGGCCAGCAAATGGGCCATGAGGCCATCGGCGTGGTCGAAGCGGTGGGCAGCGATGTTCGCACCGTGAAGCAGGGCCAGGTCGTCGTCATGCCGTTCGCCTATTCCGACGGCACTTGCATGTTCTGCGGCGACGGGCTGCAGACGTCCTGTGTTCACGGCGGCTTCTTCGGCCAGGGCACCGAGATCGGCGGCGCGCAGGCCGAGGCGCTGTGTATTCCGTATGCTGACGGCACGCTCTACCCATTGCCGGTCGGCGAGGACGATGCGCTGATGCCCTCGCTTCTTACGCTCGCCGATGTCATGGGCACCGGCCATCACGCGGCACGGGCGGCCCGCGTGGCGCCCGGCGACAGCGTGGCCGTCATCGGCGACGGCGCCGTTGGCCTTTGCGGCGTCATCGCGGCGAAGCGGCTCGGGGCCGAGCAGATCATCATCATGGGCCGCCACGAGGATCGCATCGCGCTCGCAAGGGAACTCGGCGCCACCGACGTGGTGAGAGAACGGGGTGAGGAAGCAAACGAGCGCGTCCGCGCGCTGACCGGCGGGTTCGGCGCGCACGCTGTGCTCGAATGTGTCGGCACCGGGCAGTCCATCGGCACGTCCACCGCCATCGTTCGCCCCGGCGGCGGCATCGGCCGCGTCGGTGTCCCGCATTACGACACGATCCCGGCCGCGCAGGCGACCTTCTATCAGAACGTCAGCGTTGCCGGCGGGCCCGCGCCCGTGCGCGCCTATATCGACGAACTGCTGCCGGACATCATGGAAGGCCGCATCGAGCCGGGGCGCGTTTTCGATCGGACCGTCGATCTCGACGGCGTTCCCGACGGCTATCGCGCCATGAACGACCGCAAGGCGCTGAAGGTGATGGTCCGGCCGTAA
- a CDS encoding tautomerase family protein: MPHVVVKLWPGKSEEQKTQLTEAIVREVTGILGSGPQSVSVGFEEVASDDWTEQVFEPDILNKWDTLTKEPGYGPRPNRS, encoded by the coding sequence ATGCCGCATGTCGTCGTGAAGCTTTGGCCCGGTAAGAGCGAGGAGCAGAAGACGCAGCTCACCGAAGCGATCGTGCGCGAGGTGACGGGTATCCTCGGCAGCGGTCCCCAGTCCGTCTCCGTCGGTTTCGAAGAGGTCGCCTCGGACGATTGGACGGAGCAGGTTTTCGAGCCTGATATCCTGAACAAATGGGACACGCTGACCAAGGAGCCCGGCTACGGGCCGCGGCCGAACCGGTCGTAG
- a CDS encoding (R)-mandelonitrile lyase produces the protein MDIVRNGTQPSVEGPADWFTGEVRIGSAFQREDPARVTGAVVTFEPGARTAWHTHPLGQTLIVTVGAGWVQTEGGPRQDIHPGDVIWFPPGEKHWHGATATTGMTHIAIQEALDGNNVTWMEKVADEDYLGGTQ, from the coding sequence ATGGACATCGTTCGCAATGGGACGCAGCCCTCTGTCGAGGGCCCTGCCGATTGGTTCACCGGCGAGGTGCGGATCGGCTCGGCCTTTCAGCGGGAGGACCCGGCCCGGGTTACCGGCGCCGTGGTGACGTTCGAGCCCGGTGCGCGCACCGCGTGGCACACCCATCCGCTCGGGCAGACCTTGATCGTGACCGTAGGTGCCGGCTGGGTCCAGACGGAAGGCGGACCGCGTCAGGACATCCACCCCGGCGACGTGATCTGGTTTCCGCCGGGCGAGAAACACTGGCATGGCGCGACGGCGACCACCGGGATGACCCATATCGCGATCCAGGAAGCCCTCGACGGCAACAACGTCACCTGGATGGAGAAGGTCGCCGACGAGGACTATCTGGGAGGGACGCAATAG
- a CDS encoding c-type cytochrome: MKLALLSSAILLLVSTGLSAEPLETGDPQEGFVYAKEVCANCHAILPDQSSPVREAPTFDDIADRSGGSAKAVIQRIKAEHPMMPNIPIGPEELNDLAAYIVDLDTPAAPGHP, encoded by the coding sequence ATGAAACTCGCGCTATTGAGTTCTGCAATCTTGCTCTTGGTCTCCACCGGCCTCAGTGCGGAGCCGCTCGAGACGGGCGATCCCCAAGAGGGATTCGTGTACGCCAAAGAAGTCTGCGCCAATTGTCATGCGATTCTTCCCGACCAGAGCTCTCCCGTTCGAGAGGCTCCGACTTTCGATGACATCGCCGATCGGTCTGGCGGTTCCGCAAAGGCAGTCATTCAGCGAATCAAGGCCGAACATCCCATGATGCCGAACATTCCAATTGGTCCTGAGGAATTGAATGACCTGGCGGCCTACATCGTGGACTTGGACACGCCTGCGGCGCCAGGCCATCCTTAG
- a CDS encoding EthD family reductase, whose product MIKVSVFYPNEAGARFDHEYYAQKHMPMVAEKMGDACLRYTVDKGIAGGAPESDAPFVGMCHIYCDSVESFQGAFGPHADEIMGDIPNYTDLAPMIQISDVVVD is encoded by the coding sequence ATGATCAAGGTCAGCGTTTTTTACCCCAATGAAGCCGGGGCAAGATTTGACCACGAATACTACGCCCAGAAGCACATGCCGATGGTGGCGGAGAAGATGGGCGATGCCTGCCTGCGCTATACGGTCGACAAGGGTATCGCAGGCGGCGCGCCCGAGAGCGATGCGCCCTTCGTCGGCATGTGTCACATCTACTGCGACTCGGTCGAGAGCTTCCAGGGCGCTTTCGGCCCGCATGCCGACGAGATCATGGGGGACATTCCGAACTACACCGATCTCGCGCCCATGATCCAGATCAGCGACGTCGTCGTCGACTGA
- a CDS encoding porin — translation MSRATPLRLFAVGISLGLGTLPLQAQEVYEGASAPVEDPGTGPVPEGAAESQIQIDDPLAGNPDAGDPEIDDPYDVVDEGWEPLKIGPVRIGGAFRVNYIYKDWDDAYDWPGELAFDTARVNLDLDEEASPIIGSFEYRYYQDKFADGHDYSMIHHAWIGRKFGETREVQAGVTKVPFGILPYASHNWFFQLPYYLGLEDDYDLGVKYIADDSPWNIQLAYFPKDEGNYFGDSGDSARYSYDLVREGTNGNAERNQFNGRLAYTIDHREGYATEIGVSLMAGEVDNSNPLGGDGSRYAVAAHLVGNYDRWNVMLQALHYDYDVDNDPNRDASPDGSFVVFGAYDAEYYVASVASVYTAGVAYTLPVDWQRVKSLTFYNDFSLMAKQESGFKNSLQNVVGCAVDADPLYIYIDLAMGKNQPWLGGDWTTALADGGLDNDWHARFNINVGLYF, via the coding sequence ATGTCCCGTGCCACTCCGCTGCGGCTGTTCGCGGTCGGGATCTCCCTCGGGTTGGGAACATTGCCGCTGCAGGCGCAGGAGGTCTACGAGGGCGCTTCCGCGCCGGTCGAAGATCCGGGCACGGGCCCCGTGCCCGAAGGCGCTGCCGAATCGCAAATCCAAATCGACGATCCGCTCGCCGGCAATCCGGACGCGGGCGATCCCGAGATCGACGATCCGTATGACGTTGTCGACGAGGGTTGGGAGCCGCTGAAGATCGGGCCCGTGCGCATCGGCGGCGCGTTCCGCGTCAACTACATCTACAAGGACTGGGACGACGCCTATGACTGGCCGGGGGAACTGGCCTTCGACACCGCGCGGGTCAATCTCGATCTGGACGAGGAGGCGAGCCCGATCATCGGCTCCTTCGAATACCGCTACTACCAGGACAAATTCGCGGACGGCCACGACTACTCAATGATCCATCACGCGTGGATCGGGCGGAAGTTCGGCGAGACGCGCGAAGTTCAGGCCGGCGTGACCAAGGTGCCGTTCGGCATCCTGCCTTACGCCTCGCACAATTGGTTCTTCCAGCTGCCCTATTATCTCGGGCTCGAAGACGACTACGATCTCGGTGTCAAATACATCGCCGACGATTCGCCTTGGAACATTCAGCTCGCCTATTTCCCGAAGGACGAGGGGAATTATTTCGGCGATAGCGGCGACAGCGCGCGCTACTCCTACGATCTCGTGCGCGAGGGCACGAACGGCAATGCCGAGCGCAACCAGTTCAACGGACGGCTGGCCTACACGATCGATCACCGGGAGGGATACGCCACGGAGATCGGCGTGTCGCTCATGGCCGGGGAAGTCGACAACAGCAATCCTCTTGGCGGCGACGGCAGCCGCTACGCGGTCGCGGCTCATCTCGTCGGAAACTACGACCGCTGGAACGTGATGCTTCAGGCGCTGCATTACGACTATGACGTCGACAACGATCCGAACCGTGACGCGAGTCCGGACGGAAGCTTCGTCGTCTTTGGCGCCTACGACGCGGAGTACTACGTGGCGTCGGTGGCGTCCGTGTACACCGCGGGGGTCGCCTATACGCTTCCGGTCGACTGGCAACGCGTGAAGTCGCTCACGTTCTACAACGACTTCAGCCTGATGGCGAAGCAGGAGAGTGGTTTCAAGAACAGCCTGCAGAACGTGGTGGGCTGCGCCGTGGATGCCGATCCGCTCTACATCTATATCGACCTCGCCATGGGCAAGAACCAGCCCTGGCTCGGTGGCGACTGGACCACCGCGCTGGCCGACGGCGGGCTGGACAACGATTGGCACGCCCGCTTCAACATCAATGTCGGGCTCTATTTCTGA